TGCGTCATTAATCAATTTATCTTGTATTATTATTACAGAAGGGTTCCAACCCGATCAAGACACTTTGTTAAAAGCCAATGAAGAAAAAATCCCAATACTAATTACAAAAGAATCTTCTTATGAAACCATTAAAAAGCTCATTGCAATTGGAGTATAAGGACTATGATGAAAGAAATTTCGATGCATATATTAGACGTGGTTACAAACAGTATAAGAGGTGAAGCGAATCATATAAAAATCAAAATAAAAGAAAACCATTTGAAAGATTGGATGGTTATTATGATTGAAGATAATGGAATAGGTATAGACAAAGAAATGCTGGATGACATTAAGAATCCTTTTGTGACCTCTCGGACATTAAGAAAAGTTGGGTTAGGGATTCCTTTTTTTAATCAAACATGTATCAGTTGTAATGGACAGTTAAACATCTTGTCAAAGAAAGGTAAAGGAACCATTGTAATAGGTACTATGCAGTTAAGCCATATTGATAAGCCACCCTTAGGGAATATGGTAACCACCCTTACAAGCTTAATTACCTCCTATAAGGATATTAATATTGAGTATTACCACCAGGTTAATCAGAATGAATTTGACATAAGTACTTTAGAGATCAAAGAGGCTTTAGGAGAAGACGTCGTTCTGAATCATCCAAAAGTGTATATTCAGTTAAAAAAAATAATAGAAGAAAATATAACAAACTTGTATGAATGAGTAGTATTACTATGATAAGGATTTCACAAAAAAAGATTGATTATAATTTTTTTTAAACAATTTATGTTAAAATTTAATGTTTCATTATGTATGCATTGTTGATTAAAAGCATATAAACCTTGTTTTTAGCTAAGATTACTATGTTTGTGTAGATTTTATCAATCATTGTACTTAAAGGTTATTTGTATTATGATTAAATTAACATTGTATACAATAATCATAAAATATAGGAGGTCTGTCATGGGGGCTTTGACTTTTAAAAGAGGAATCCATCCAAAGGATTTAAAAAAGGCTACAATGAATAAGCCAGTTAAATATATCCTACCCAAAGGAGATTTGGTTTATCCCCTTGTACAACATATGGGTGTACCGTGTAAACCTTTAGTAAAAAAAGGGGATCACGTACTAGTAGGAGAAAAAATTGGAGAATCAGATGCTGTTTTTTCATCACCAATTCATAGTACAGTTTCAGGTACGGTAAAGAATATTAAACCGATGTTGGTACAAAACGGTTCTAAAGTAAATTCAATTATTGTTGAGAATGATGGTGAATATACAGAGCATGAACGTATACAACCAATCGACAATCCAGAAAAATTAACACCTGAAGAAATTAGAAACATTATTAAAGAAGCAGGTATAGTTGGAATGGGCGGTGCTTGTTTCCCAACACATATCAAATTAACACCACCAAAAGATAAAAAAATCGACTACATTGTTGTCAATGGATCTGAATGTGAGCCTTATTTAACTTCAGATTATAGAGTCATGTTAGAAGAACCTGAAAGAATTGTTTTAGGTTTAAAAATGGTGTTAAAATTATTTCCTGATGCAAAAGCAATTATTGGAATAGAAGACAATAAGAAAAAGGGAATAGAAATTTTAGAAGAACATACAAAAGACGAAGATAGGATTGAAGTTGTAACACTTAAAACGAAATACCCACAAGGTGCAGAAAAACAACTTGTTAGTGCTATAACTGGCAGAAAGTTTATGTCAAAACAATTGCCTTTAGATGTGGGATGTATTGTTCAAAATATTGAGACCATAGTAGCCATTCATAGAGCCATTTATAGGGGAAGACCGATAATGCGTAGAATTGTTACGGTATCTGGTGGCGCTATTAAAGAGCCAAAAAATATCAAAGTAAAAATTGGGACAAATTTTCAAGAGCTTATTGATGAAGCTGGTGGCTTTGTTAGCGAGCCAGCAAAATTGATTGCTGGTGGGCCTATGATGGGACTATCTATCTTTTCTTTAGATTTGCCTGTTATTAAAGGTACTTCCGCAATCTTATGTTTGACTGAAAAAGAAGCTAAAGTTTTTGAAGAATCCAATTGCATCAGATGTGGCAAATGTGTGGGGGCATGTGCGAATGGTTTATTGCCATTACTATTGAATCAATATGTCCTTAAAAATGACAATGAAATGTTCCTTAAGTATAACGGTATGGAATGTTGTGAATGTGGTAGTTGTTCATATGTCTGTCCATCAAAAAGACATATTGCACAGACGATTAAAACAAAAAGACGTGAAATGTTAGCAAACAAAAAAAGATAGGGGTGGTTTTAGATGTCGGATAATATGTTAGTCGTTTCATCATCTCCTCATATGCGTTCTAATGAATCAACTCAGCGCATTATGAGAGACGTGATTATTGCATTATTACCAGCAACATTTTTTGGAATCTATAACTTTGGTTTAGACGCGTTACTTGTTACTATAATATCAATACTGACTTGTGTCATATCAGAGTATTTATTTCAAAAAGTAGCAGATAGAAGAAATACAGTTATGGATTTAAGTGCTGTTTTAACAGGTTTATTATTAGCACTTAATTTACCACATACAGTGCCTTTTTGGATACCAATATTAGGTGGTTCGTTTGCCATTATAATTGTTAAACAAATATTTGGTGGATTAGGACAAAACTTTATGAATCCAGCTTTAGCGGCTAGAGCATTTTTAGTGTTGTCTTATGCTGAGATTATGACCAATTGGCAATATGATGGATTAACAACTGCAACACCATTAAGTTTATTAAAGAGTGGTGCTTCTATGCCTCCAATTCAAGATGTGTTTTTGGGAAATATTGGTGGAAGTATGGGAGAAGTATCTGCTTTAGCTTTATTAATAGGTGCAGCTTATTTATTAATTAGAAAGATTATAACTTGGAGAATCCCATTTTTATTTATTGGGACAGTTCTACTTTTTGCTGGAATATTAGGTGATGGATTTAGTGTCAATTATCTTGCGTACCAATTGTTCTCTGGCGGATTAATCTTAGGAGCTTTTTTTATGGCCACAGATTATTCTTCATCTCCTGTTACACCAATTGGGCAAATTATCTTTGCTATTGGAGCAGGTTTAATAACTGTTTTAATCAGACTGTATAGCGGTATGGATGAAGGTGTAAGTTATGCCATCTTATTTATGAATTTATGTGTTCCAATTATAGAAAAATACACAGTCCCTAAAGCGTTTGGAGAGGGGGATACTTATGAAGCAAAATAGAATTATACTCAATGCATTGATTTTATTTGCCATAACCATTATTGCAGGTGGACTACTTGGGTTCGTATATGAAGTGACCAAAGAACCAATCGCTCACCAACTGGCTTTAGCTGAATTTGCAGCTTTAGAAGAAGTTGCTGGAGATGTAGACACATTTGAAGAAATAGAAGAAATTTTTGAAGATGAAGAAGGTCCAGTATTAATTCAACAAATAACCCAGTCAATAAAAGACGGTGAAGTAATTGGTTATAACTTTGTTGTCACAACGTCAAGAGCTTATGATGGTACAATGACAGTTGCTGTTGGTATTGGTATTGATGGTATGACAAATGGGATCTCTATTATTAATCATACAGAAACACCTGGACTGGGTTCGAGAATTACAGATGAAGATTTTAAAAATCAGTTTAAAGATAGAGAAGCTTTAGAATTTGCTATTGATTCTGGAGATAATCCTGTGGATAGCATTAGTAGTGCAACAGTATCAACCAATGCAGTTATTGGAGCTGTTAATAGAGCAGTAGATTATTATCATGAACATCTAAAGGAGGCACAGTAATATGAAGCAGTTATTTGAAAGATTAAAAACCGGTATATTTACAGAAAATCCTATTTTTATACAAATGCTTGGTATGTGTCCAACTTTAGCGGTTACGACTTCTGCAAATGATGGTATTGGTATGGGTTTAGCAACTACAGCGGTATTAATTGCCTCTAATATTGTTATTTCTTTGCTTAGAAATATCATACCTAATAAAGTACGTATACCAGCATTTATTGTAATCATAGCATCTTTTGTTACAATAGTGGATTTAGTCATGCAAGCCTATCTTAATGATTTACATGGGCAGCTGGGCATATTTATTCCATTGATTGTTGTTAACTGTGCCATTTTAGGGCGTGCAGAGTCTTATGCGTCTAAGAATAAAGTGTTCCCATCTATCTTTGATGGTATTGGTATGGGATTAGGCTTTACATTAGCACTTGGGTTAATTGGTGCGACACGTGAATTATTAGGTGTGGGGACTATTCTTGGAATGCAAATTGTACCCGATAGTATTCCAACCATTGGGATTTTTGTATTGGCACCAGGTGCATTTTTCGTTCTTGGAATGTTGTTAGCGGTATTTAATCATATAAGTAACAAAAAATCGAAAGAAGCTTAGGAGGGATATAAGATGGAGATATTTTTATTATTTTTTGGTGCAGTTTTAGTTAATAACGTAATACTGTCTAGATTCTTAGGCGTCTGTCCTTTCCTAGGTGTTTCGAAAAAAGTAGAAACAGCAACAGGAATGGGAATGGCGGTTACTTTTGTTATGACTTTAGCATCCATTATTTCATACTTGGTATACAATTATATATTGGTGCTATTAAGGATTGAGTTTTTATATACAATAGCTTTTATTTTGGTTATTGCATCATTGGTTCAGTTGGTGGAGATTGTTATTCAAAAAATCAGCCCAACTTTATACCAAGCGTTAGGTGTCTTCTTGCCCCTTATTACAACAAACTGTGCTGTATTAGGTATTGCCATTTTGAATATGGAGAATTATCATGATTCATTATTTAAAAGCATTGTACATGGTTTAGGTGCAGCTGTTGGTTTTACTTTAGCCATCGTATTATTAGCTGGTATTAGAGAAAAGATTGAATACAATGATATACCAAAGGCATTTCAAGGTTTTTCAATTGTATTAATTACAGCAGGATTAATGGCAATAGCATTTTTAGGGTTTGACGGACTATTTTAATTTGTTGGGAGGTTAAGAAATGGACTTTAATAATATAATATTTGGTGCAATCAGTATTGGTGGTCTAGGTTTGGTATTTGGTTTATTCTTAGGGATTGCCGCCAAAGTCTTTGCAGTAGAAGTAGATCCAAAGGTAGAAGCAATTTCAGAAGCATTACCAGGTGTTAACTGTGGTGCTTGTGGATATGCAGGTTGTGATCAGTTGGCAAAAGCCATTGCAAGTGAAGAAGCAGAAGTAAATGCTTGTCCTGTAGGTGGTGCATCAACAACTGAAGCTATTGCTTCTATTATGGGAATGGAAGCAGATGCCGCTGTAAAAAAAGTAGCATTTGTAAAATGTAACGGAACGTGTGAGAATTCAAAAGATAAATACATTTACCATGGTGTAGAAGATTGTAAAATGGCGAATGCTGTACCAGGTAGAGGTGCTAAAGGCTGTGAATATGGTTGTTTAGGACATGGAACTTGTGTGAAAGCTTGTAATTTTGGAGCCATTGACATCATTGATGGTATTGCAGTAATTAATGAAGAAAAATGTACCAGCTGTGGTTTATGTGTTCAAGCTTGTCCAAAGCGATTAATTGATATTGTACCGACTAAGAGTAGAGTAAGGGTACAATGTAATTCAAGAGAAAAAGGAAAAGATGTAAAAGAAGCATGCTCTGTTGGATGTATTGCTTGTCGATTATGTGTAAAAGCTTGTGAATATGATGCCATTCGAGTCATTGATAATATTGCACAAGTAGATTATGAAAAATGTACACAATGTAATGCATGTGCAGAAAAATGTCCGGTTAAAATTATTAATCCAGCATAGATATATTAAAGTAGGCATGGGAATTATATGCCTACTTTTTTGTCTGTGTTTTTTTAATTAATCCATTAATATTGTATACAAATAAACGTTCTTATGATAAAATAAATACGGATAAGTGGCTTAGCCACGGTTCTAATGGTAACAAAAATACTTACAAGAGGTGGTACTTTGGCGTATACTCGTAGAGAAAAAAATAATTGGGCACTTTTTTTATTGTTATTAGCAGGGATTGTTTTAGGCAGTTTTTTTGGTGAATTGGCTGAAGGGTCAACATATTTTAATTGGCTAAACTATGGCGGAACTTTTGGAATGAATACGCCTTTTAATCTTAACTTAGGTGTTATTTTATTGGAGTTCAAGATTGCGTTTGATATTACCATAGCAAGTTTGTTAGGTATTGCTATTGCAATATTTGTATATAGAAAAATATAAAAGAGGTGCTTAATTAATGAAAAAATTAATTTTGGCATCTCAGTCTCCTAGAAGAAAAGAATTGTTAAAAAGTTTGGGGCTAAGTTTTCAAAGCATAACCAGTCATATTGATGAAGAAAACTTTCACCTTCAATCACCAGAAGATATGGTGAAGGCATTAGCTTATGCAAAAGCAGATGCTGTATCAAAAGGTGTTGAAGAAGATGCTGTAATCATTGGTTCAGACACCGTTGTTGTTTTGGATAACAAAATTCTAGGAAAACCAAAGAACAAAGAAGAAGCTGCTTATTTCTTAGAATTATTATCGGGTAATATGCATACTGTATACACTGGGATTGCTATTAAAGATAATAAAAATTCTAATTCATATATAGACGTTGAACAAACACAAGTCTATATGAAAAAACTGACTCAAGATGAAATCCAAGCTTATATTCACTCTAATGAACCTATGGATAAAGCTGGAGCATACGGAATCCAAGGCTTAGGGGCAATTTTTATTGAAAAAATAATAGGTGATTATTATAGTGTAATGGGATTTCCAATTTTAAAATTTTATTTAGGAATGCAATCCATGGGCATTAATTTATTTGACGTAAGAGATAATTATTAATAGGGGGAAATAATTATGGGGGTTAATAGATTAACTGTTAAAGAATTGCCTTTGTCTGAAAGGCCTTATGAGAAATGTGAAAAATTCGGGGCTGAAATTTTAACAGATGCAGAGTTATTGGCTGTTATTATTAGAAGCGGTTCAAGAGAAGAACGTTCAATTGATTTGGCACATAAAGTATTGAATATGGATCGTTACAAAAAAGGATTGATTAATTTACATCATTTAACGATTAAAGATTTAACTAAGGTGAACGGCATTGGTAGAGTAAAGGCCATACAAATAAAGTGCATAGCAGAATTAGCAAAGCGAATGTCAAAATTACGAAGCATTGAAAAGTTTAACATTAATTCACCATCTGCTGTGGCAAGTTGTTATATGGAAGATATGCGGTATTTAACACAAGAACATCTGAAAATTATAATGTTGGACACAAAGAATAATATTATTAATGATAAAGTCATTACGAAAGGTACAGTCAATGCTTCTTTAATAACACCAAGAGAAGTTTTTATTGAATCTATAAAAAATGAAGCCGTTAACATTATATTGCTACATAATCATCCAAGTGGTGATCCAACACCCAGTAAAGAAGACATTCTGATAACAAAAAGAATTTTTAAATCAGGAGAACTTTTAGAGGTGCAATTATTGGATCATATTATTATTGGAGATGGACAGTATGTCAGTTTTAAAGAAAAAGGATTATTGTAATTAAATAAAAGAAAGAGGAAATTATTAAATCTCCTTAATTGGTAATAATATAACTAACTCTTAATTTTTAGCTTGCTTGTTTGAAAGGAGATTTTTATGGTCTTAGCAAAAGTCATTGGTATAGATTTAGGAACGAAATCCGTAAAAATATATAAAAAATATAAAGGCGTTGTATTATTAGAAAATAATATTATTGCACAACAAAAAAGAAGTAAAAATATTTTTGCTGCAGGTAATAAAGCGTATGAAATGCTTGAGCGAACACCAAAGGATATATTTGTTTCTTATCCTGTGAGAAGTGGTGTTATTGCTGATTTTGATAATATGGTAAAATTAATTAACTGGTATTTAAATAAAATTAATTGTAAAAAAGGGTTATTCAGTAATAATACAGCATATATTAGTGTGCCATGGGATATTTCAGAAGTAGAAAAAAGAGCCATTTATGATTTGATTAATCATTCTAATGCCAGTATTAAAAAAATAAAAATTATTGATAAACCTATAGCAGCAGCCTTAGGCGCAGATATTAATGTTCAATCTCCTGAGGGCAATATGATCGTAGACATTGGTGGTGATACCACTGAAATATCTGTTGTTTCATTAGGTGGTATTGTAAGTAGTAAGTTAATTAATATAGGTGGCAATCACTTAGACGAAGCCATTATTAATTATACAAAAAAGAATAAAGGGATTTTAATTGGTAGTCGAACAGCTGAAGTTGTAAAGATGAATTTATCAACAGCCATAGAAACAAATATTGGAAGTATTAAAGTTTTTGGTAGAGATTTGGTGACGGGTTTACCAAAAGAATTTGAAATCAATTCCTTAGAAGTCTATTATGCCATTAAAGAATATTTATATAGTATCATTGATACCATTAAGTTTATTCTAGAGAGAACACCTCCTGAGTTGTCTGCAGATATTATTGAACAAGGCATTTATCTAACAGGTGGCGGTGCATTAATTGAAGGATTACCAGAATTAATTTATAAGGAAACGGATTTGAAAGTTAATTGTGTTGAAGAACCGATGAATAGTGTTATTAGAGGGATAGGTAAAATTGTTGAAAAAACAAATACCTATGAATCTTTAATTGTGGCACCAAAGGCAAAAAAATATAAGTACTCATAAACATATAAAAAGTGACTCAGTCACTTTTTATATGCATTAAAAATTGGTAATATAAAGGTGATTATTATGAAGAGGAATCGGGGTATAAAATCAAAACACGTCTTAATACTTATGACTGTTTTATGCCTAATAAGTATAATCTTAACGGTAAATACTAGAGATCGAGTGAGTCCAATTGAACGATCAGTTGCATACATAGTTGTACCCATGCAAAGGGGGATTATGTCCTTTGGTGGATGGATACAAGATAAAGTTGACTTTGTCAGCAACATTAGACATCTTGAAGAAGAAAATGAAACATTGCAAGAAAGAGTCTATCAGTTAGAACAAGATAATAATAATTTACAACAAGATCGGTTTGAATTGGATAGACTAAGAGAATTGTATGATTTAGATGAAAAATACGCAGATTATCCTAAAGTAGGTGCAAGGGTAATTGGAAAAGATCCAGGCAATTGGTATAATAATTTCCTAATCGATAAAGGAAGCAATGATGGATTAAAGGTGAATATGAATGTTATTGCAGGCAATGGTTTAGTCGGTTATATATCTGAGGTTGGTCCTAATTATTCAAAGGTTGTTTCTATTATTGATGATGTCAGTAGCGTTAGTGGTATGTTTTTAAGAACTTCTGATTTAGGAATTGTAAATGGCAGCAGACAATTAATGGACCAAGGATATTTGACAGTAGAAAATATTAATCGAGATGCCAATATTGTTAACGGAGATGAAGTGGTTACGTCTCACATTAGTGATCTGTATTTACAGGGCATTTTAATCGGTACCATAAGAGAGATTCAAGAAGTACCGAACAGTTTAACCAAAAGCGCGTTACTTGAACCAGCAGTAAATTTTAACCATTTACAAGAAGTGTTGGTTATAACAGAGTTAAAACAGGTCGATTAATCATGATTGGAGGGGTGAATGTTGAAAAGATTTTTGGTTTTAAGCTTGATTGTTTTAATAGGTTATATACTTCAAAGCACACTGTTTCAATATCTAGATGTTTTTCAAGTTGCCCCTAATATTTTGCTGATTATAACCGTATCATTTGCTTTAATTAGAGGCAAGTTAGAAGGTGCATTTATAGGATTCTTTTGTGGTCTTTTAATGGACATTTTCTTTGGAAGAATTATTGGATTTAATGCTCTTATGTATATGTATATTGGCTATTTTAATGGATTTGTATACAAGTTATTCTTCAAAGAAAGTTTGCTCATTCCAACTTTAATGGTCTTAGTGAGTACTTTTGCCTATGGTTTTTCTTATTATGTCTTTGCTTTTCTACTAAGAGGAAGAACAGAGATATGGTATTATTTATATAGAATTGTCATACCAGAAATGGTTTATACAACTTTTATTACCTTATTCCTTTACCGTATTATTTTATACATAAACAATAAGCTTGAATTAAAAGAAAAAGGGGTGTAAATGTGTTAAACAATATATTGAAAAGTGTGTATAAATTTATTACACATCGTTTGTTTATATTAGCTGTCTTAACGTGTGTGATGTTTTTTATATTAATCAATAGACTATTTACATTGCAAATTATTCAAGGTGAAGAACATCTTAATAATTTTACCCTTAGGATTAGTAGAGACAGAGAAATTGACCCTATAAGAGGCAATATATATGATAGACATGGAAGGCCATTAGCTAGTAATGCATTGTCTTATTCTGTTATTCTAGATGACAGTTATGATGTAGAAAATAAAAACGATATGATCTATGATTTAATTAGGATAATAGAAAACAATGGCGATCAGATTATTAACAATCTTCCTATTAGATTAAATGAAAACAATGACTTTGAACATACAGTATCCGGAACCCGACTGACTCGCTTTAAACGTGATATATATGGAGATAATCGAATATCAGATGAACAGCTTAACGCTACTGCAGAAGAAGATTTTTTGTATTTAAGAGATGAGTTGTTTAATGTAGATATTGAACAGTATAACAATGAAGAAACTTTAAAGATACTGGCTATACGATATACATTGCATCTGAATCGGTATTTTAGATTTAGACCTGAAACCATTGCAAATCATATTAGTGATAAAACCTTGGCAGATATAAGAGAAAACAATAGTAAATTTCCTGGTATTTCAATTATTGAAGAGCCTTTAAGAGTCTATAATGATGGACAATATTTTGCTCATATCATTGGATATACAGGGGCTGTTTCAAGCACACAACTTGAGGAGTTAAGGGCCATAGATGATAGCTATCGCTCTACTGATATTGTTGGTCAATCTGGTATTGAAAGGGAAATGGAAACTTCTTTAAGAGGACAAATGGGTTCAGAAAATGTATTGGTAGATAGTTTAGGTAGAACCATTGATGTCATTGAGCGTACAGATCCTGTACAAGGTAATGATGTGTATTTAACCATAGACAAACAATTACAAATGGATGTATACGATGCTTTAGAACGTCATTTGGCTTCATTAGTTGCAGATCGTATTACAAATTATAAATCAGATGATTCGGATTTGAATTTAGATGATGTATTCGCTGCATTAATCAATAATAATATCATTAGCATTAATGAAATTGCCAGTCAAACTGAGTCAGACATTCAACGCAATATTTATACGATATTTTTATCAGAAAAAGAAAGCATTATTCGTAACATTGAAGACCAACTGACTTCTAATCCAGTGCCTTTGAATGCATTAAATGCTGATAGGAGAAGTTTTGTTAATTATATCTTTAGAAATCATATTAACAATGTATTGATTAGAGTACCTGTTGAAAATAGAAACACAGATTCAGTTTATGTTGATTATATAAATGGAAGAATTAGTTTAAAAGCGTTTTTAGAACATGCTATTTCAGCAGATTATGTAGATATAGATGCAATAGGGTTAAGCGATAATTTTTATAGCAATAATGAAATATATGATATTTTGGTTAACAACATATTAGAGGCTATTTCTGCCAATTATTATTTTGACAAAGAGATTTATACTTATTTATTAACATCTAATTCCGTTTCTAATCGAGATATGGTATTATTGTTATATGAACAAGATATTCTAGAATATGATGAAGACGCTATTAATCGTATCCATAATAATCAATTGAATTATGTTGATTTTATGAAAGAAAAAATCCTCGAGTTAGAGATTACACCACAAGAATTAGCGTTGGATCCTTATTCAGGTTCTGTTGTTGTAACGGATATAAATTCAGGCGAAGTTTTGGCTTTGGTAAGTTATCCAAGTTATGACAATAACAAATTTGTAAATGGTTTAGATTCACAATATTATACTCAGTTACAAAACGATTTGACTAGGCCATTGTTTCACAGAGCATTACAACAAAGAACAGCACCGGGGTCAACTTTTAAGATGATTACAGGTATGGCTGCATTGACAGAAGGTGTTATCACGCCTAATGAACGCATTCGAGATCAAGGATTATTTACAAAAATCAATCCGCCTGTATCCACTTGGTTATATGGTCAAAGTAGAAGGACACAAGGGTTGCTAGATATAGTAGATGCCATTGCAACTTCTTGTAATTACTTTTTTAGCGAAGTAACCTATAGGATGAGTACGACTGTAAGCAATCATTATAATAGTAATTTAGGACTAGAGGTACTAGGTGAATATGCTGCAATGTTTGGTTTAGATAGAAGAACAGGGATAGAATTACCTGAGTATTCGCCTCAAATGTCTACAGAAGATGCCATAAGATCTTCTATGGGACAGGGAACACATAATTATACATCGGCTCAATTGGCTAGATATATGGCGACCATGGCAAATGGTGGAACCGTGTACAACTTAAGTATTATTGATAAAATTGCATCTGCAGATAAAAAAGTAATTGAAGAAAGAAATAGTACAATAGACTCAGTAAGTGATTTTAATGAAGAATACTTGAACATTGTTAGAGATGGGATGTATAATGTAACCAGTGGTTCTAGAGGAAGTTCTAGAAATGTATTTAATGATTTTCCAGTTAGTGTTGCAGGTAAAACGGGTACTGCTCAAGAAAGTGGTCTTAACCATGCTTTATTTGTAGGATATGCACCTTATGAGAATCCTGAGATTTCTTTTTCAGTCGTTATTCCTAATGGCATGGGAAGTAATAATGCAACTGTATTAGCAAAAGAGATGCTTAAACTCTACTTTAGAATTGACAATACAAATGAAAAATTGAGTTATGATAATATACTTCAATAATCCAGAGGGGGACATTATGACTAATAATAATGTTTTAATCAAAGGTAATAAATATGGATTAACTATTATTTTAGACAAACACGTTGACTTTGAAATTGTAAAAGACCAATTAAAAGACAAAATTGTAGAAGCTTCTAAGTTCTTTGAGAAGGCAAAGTTGGCCATTACTTTTGAAAATAGAGAGTTAACCAATGATGA
The genomic region above belongs to Natranaerovirga hydrolytica and contains:
- a CDS encoding ATP-binding protein, giving the protein MMKEISMHILDVVTNSIRGEANHIKIKIKENHLKDWMVIMIEDNGIGIDKEMLDDIKNPFVTSRTLRKVGLGIPFFNQTCISCNGQLNILSKKGKGTIVIGTMQLSHIDKPPLGNMVTTLTSLITSYKDINIEYYHQVNQNEFDISTLEIKEALGEDVVLNHPKVYIQLKKIIEENITNLYE
- the rsxC gene encoding electron transport complex subunit RsxC, which codes for MGALTFKRGIHPKDLKKATMNKPVKYILPKGDLVYPLVQHMGVPCKPLVKKGDHVLVGEKIGESDAVFSSPIHSTVSGTVKNIKPMLVQNGSKVNSIIVENDGEYTEHERIQPIDNPEKLTPEEIRNIIKEAGIVGMGGACFPTHIKLTPPKDKKIDYIVVNGSECEPYLTSDYRVMLEEPERIVLGLKMVLKLFPDAKAIIGIEDNKKKGIEILEEHTKDEDRIEVVTLKTKYPQGAEKQLVSAITGRKFMSKQLPLDVGCIVQNIETIVAIHRAIYRGRPIMRRIVTVSGGAIKEPKNIKVKIGTNFQELIDEAGGFVSEPAKLIAGGPMMGLSIFSLDLPVIKGTSAILCLTEKEAKVFEESNCIRCGKCVGACANGLLPLLLNQYVLKNDNEMFLKYNGMECCECGSCSYVCPSKRHIAQTIKTKRREMLANKKR
- a CDS encoding RnfABCDGE type electron transport complex subunit D, with protein sequence MSDNMLVVSSSPHMRSNESTQRIMRDVIIALLPATFFGIYNFGLDALLVTIISILTCVISEYLFQKVADRRNTVMDLSAVLTGLLLALNLPHTVPFWIPILGGSFAIIIVKQIFGGLGQNFMNPALAARAFLVLSYAEIMTNWQYDGLTTATPLSLLKSGASMPPIQDVFLGNIGGSMGEVSALALLIGAAYLLIRKIITWRIPFLFIGTVLLFAGILGDGFSVNYLAYQLFSGGLILGAFFMATDYSSSPVTPIGQIIFAIGAGLITVLIRLYSGMDEGVSYAILFMNLCVPIIEKYTVPKAFGEGDTYEAK
- a CDS encoding RnfABCDGE type electron transport complex subunit G; its protein translation is MKQNRIILNALILFAITIIAGGLLGFVYEVTKEPIAHQLALAEFAALEEVAGDVDTFEEIEEIFEDEEGPVLIQQITQSIKDGEVIGYNFVVTTSRAYDGTMTVAVGIGIDGMTNGISIINHTETPGLGSRITDEDFKNQFKDREALEFAIDSGDNPVDSISSATVSTNAVIGAVNRAVDYYHEHLKEAQ
- the rsxE gene encoding electron transport complex subunit RsxE, translating into MKQLFERLKTGIFTENPIFIQMLGMCPTLAVTTSANDGIGMGLATTAVLIASNIVISLLRNIIPNKVRIPAFIVIIASFVTIVDLVMQAYLNDLHGQLGIFIPLIVVNCAILGRAESYASKNKVFPSIFDGIGMGLGFTLALGLIGATRELLGVGTILGMQIVPDSIPTIGIFVLAPGAFFVLGMLLAVFNHISNKKSKEA
- the rsxA gene encoding electron transport complex subunit RsxA — its product is MEIFLLFFGAVLVNNVILSRFLGVCPFLGVSKKVETATGMGMAVTFVMTLASIISYLVYNYILVLLRIEFLYTIAFILVIASLVQLVEIVIQKISPTLYQALGVFLPLITTNCAVLGIAILNMENYHDSLFKSIVHGLGAAVGFTLAIVLLAGIREKIEYNDIPKAFQGFSIVLITAGLMAIAFLGFDGLF
- a CDS encoding RnfABCDGE type electron transport complex subunit B, with the protein product MDFNNIIFGAISIGGLGLVFGLFLGIAAKVFAVEVDPKVEAISEALPGVNCGACGYAGCDQLAKAIASEEAEVNACPVGGASTTEAIASIMGMEADAAVKKVAFVKCNGTCENSKDKYIYHGVEDCKMANAVPGRGAKGCEYGCLGHGTCVKACNFGAIDIIDGIAVINEEKCTSCGLCVQACPKRLIDIVPTKSRVRVQCNSREKGKDVKEACSVGCIACRLCVKACEYDAIRVIDNIAQVDYEKCTQCNACAEKCPVKIINPA
- a CDS encoding DUF4321 domain-containing protein → MAYTRREKNNWALFLLLLAGIVLGSFFGELAEGSTYFNWLNYGGTFGMNTPFNLNLGVILLEFKIAFDITIASLLGIAIAIFVYRKI
- a CDS encoding Maf family protein; translated protein: MKKLILASQSPRRKELLKSLGLSFQSITSHIDEENFHLQSPEDMVKALAYAKADAVSKGVEEDAVIIGSDTVVVLDNKILGKPKNKEEAAYFLELLSGNMHTVYTGIAIKDNKNSNSYIDVEQTQVYMKKLTQDEIQAYIHSNEPMDKAGAYGIQGLGAIFIEKIIGDYYSVMGFPILKFYLGMQSMGINLFDVRDNY
- the radC gene encoding RadC family protein, which encodes MGVNRLTVKELPLSERPYEKCEKFGAEILTDAELLAVIIRSGSREERSIDLAHKVLNMDRYKKGLINLHHLTIKDLTKVNGIGRVKAIQIKCIAELAKRMSKLRSIEKFNINSPSAVASCYMEDMRYLTQEHLKIIMLDTKNNIINDKVITKGTVNASLITPREVFIESIKNEAVNIILLHNHPSGDPTPSKEDILITKRIFKSGELLEVQLLDHIIIGDGQYVSFKEKGLL